One Leptolyngbya ohadii IS1 genomic window carries:
- a CDS encoding FAD-dependent oxidoreductase: MVKKATIIGAGPSGLLLAHYLLRRNESYQIDLYDRLSDPRVVEFSNARTFPISLTERGMSALRGIPEMEAAVRAISLEMNGTIFHQANGRTRVTSRKKPLVTLDRTKLVILLLEQLTQQYDSSRLTVHFNHACTGINFAAKTITFQASDLATEPQIVNYEVLIGADGARSAVRSAFLNTELFEFEQKYVSTDYKSIVLSSDGVSDSQLEVGKIHSWRSQDGTFVVLLHQLDGGMSGVILFPRQNRQVVNLVTPEAVQQFFRQRFPEIGQRLSAAEAEAFLKRSTSQILTIRCSRYHQGDSVLIIGDAAHSVSASIGQGCNAALEDAALVDKLLEEFAEDWAAVMAQFTLRRRTDAHALVELGDYAFPSSPRLFLEFVLREQLARMLHRFFPNHFLPSLSELVFESTVSYSEILNSYKGWIAKVKKSSQKFLNSNRTTDSDSV; this comes from the coding sequence ATGGTCAAGAAGGCAACGATTATTGGTGCTGGACCTAGCGGTTTGCTGCTGGCTCACTATCTCCTGCGTCGTAACGAATCCTATCAAATTGACCTCTACGATCGCCTCAGTGATCCACGAGTTGTGGAATTTTCCAACGCCAGAACCTTTCCAATTTCCTTAACGGAACGAGGCATGAGCGCACTCCGTGGAATTCCAGAAATGGAAGCAGCTGTGAGAGCAATTAGCCTGGAGATGAATGGCACAATTTTTCATCAAGCGAATGGTAGAACGCGAGTGACCTCTCGCAAGAAACCTCTGGTAACGCTCGATCGTACCAAATTAGTCATTCTTCTGTTAGAGCAGTTAACCCAACAGTACGACAGCAGTAGGCTGACTGTGCATTTCAATCATGCCTGCACCGGAATTAATTTTGCAGCCAAGACCATTACGTTTCAAGCCTCAGATTTAGCAACTGAACCTCAGATTGTGAATTATGAGGTGTTGATTGGAGCAGATGGTGCCCGCTCGGCAGTGCGATCGGCTTTCCTCAACACAGAGCTATTTGAGTTTGAGCAGAAATACGTCTCCACTGATTATAAATCGATCGTTTTATCATCTGATGGAGTCTCAGACTCCCAGCTCGAAGTCGGCAAAATTCATTCCTGGCGGAGTCAAGACGGTACGTTTGTTGTACTGCTGCATCAATTAGACGGCGGTATGAGTGGCGTGATTTTATTTCCGCGACAAAATCGTCAAGTCGTGAATCTAGTAACCCCGGAAGCAGTACAGCAATTCTTCCGCCAGCGTTTTCCAGAAATTGGTCAAAGGCTGTCTGCGGCAGAAGCGGAGGCGTTCTTGAAACGATCAACATCTCAAATTTTGACGATTCGCTGTAGTCGTTATCATCAGGGCGATAGTGTTTTGATTATTGGGGATGCGGCTCACTCCGTCTCGGCTTCTATTGGACAGGGGTGTAATGCAGCCCTCGAAGATGCAGCCCTTGTGGATAAGCTGTTGGAGGAATTTGCTGAGGATTGGGCGGCAGTGATGGCTCAGTTCACCCTTCGCCGCAGAACGGATGCCCATGCCCTGGTAGAACTGGGCGACTACGCCTTTCCATCTTCACCTCGCTTATTTCTTGAGTTTGTGCTCAGAGAGCAACTCGCCAGAATGCTACATCGCTTTTTCCCTAATCACTTCTTACCGTCGTTATCAGAATTGGTATTCGAGAGTACTGTTTCCTACTCAGAAATTCTCAATTCTTACAAAGGTTGGATTGCAAAGGTGAAAAAGTCGAGTCAGAAGTTTTTGAATTCTAACAGGACAACAGATAGCGATTCAGTGTAA